CGTTAAGGGAGTTTAGGGATGACTGTCTCTTACATGTgaggtgttgtttttgttgttatatttggTCACAGCTATTACCATGTGTCAAACAAATATTTCCATATTATATGCTTGTTTATAGTTAACATATACTTCAGGATCATGATTCTAAGGTGCAAACGTAAAAGTCACGCGGGAAATGTGACGTGCATGTGTTACGTATGTCACAAGACGTTTGCTTGCGAAACACACTATAGATTTGCCCCCACACTgcgcgcaaaaaaaaaaaaaaaaaaaaaaaaaatccctcgaAATAATCTCCTTGGACCAGTTATGACTGGCCTGAACGTCATATTTCCTCGGCAGTCTACGGGCATGACGCACCCAGTTACACTAGTCAGTCTGGGCTTCTTGGATCCCTAAACTTGACTAGATGCGAATTTTTGTTGGCGTTGTAGGcacaaatttttctttttattcaaaaCAGGAAGTTTTATaaagtaaaatatgaaaaatactcagCAGTGGATTAACACACGGAGCAAAAGACACCGGCAGCTTGCGGCTTACGTGGCGTTAAAATTAATTTAGAACTTACAATTGCCACCTCGCCGCCTGAAACTGGCACCTTCTTTGCTGTTTCCTTAATGTTGTTAGTTTTCCTGGATAATACAGATTTGTGCAAGACACAAAATAACTCTAAAAACATGTTAGGTTATTGATGGGGAGTCTTGACAAATCAGCTTGAAAGTTTCATCACATATTCGCCCAGTGTGAATCATGTTGCTACTCACCTTGGCTCACCAGCTGCCTTGCTGCTGCTGACAAGTCGTACATCCATGACCATGCATTTCAGGTTTtcgtcttttcattcttcttccgaAAGAATGACACTCGAAATCAAGGTATTTGTCTAAGACCGAAGcacaaaattcaataaaaaatatCGTCAACTTTTTGCCATCGAATTCGCACTGCGTCCGTCGCACCTGTGTGGGAGATTACAGTTATGATGCTAATGGAACAAGGCCTTGTTTAAAATCACCGTCACTTAACCTTTTCTTATGTAGCGTCTTATGTGTTTAGTAGCACAATATTACGCGACAGACGgcatgttagagagagagagagagagagagagagggcggtgTTACGCAAGCTAGCAGAATATTGTCTTCTGTCTGGCTGTACCGGGGGAACTGCTGACTAGCGGAGCGTGGAGTGCTGCGATAGGGTCGCGtctggagaggaagggagaggaaggaagtgtagCCCCACAAGTGTTAGGTTAGCTGGCACCAGAAAAGCTTTGCACCCGTTGTACGTACAAGGTGGGgtgctctacacacacacacacacacacacaccatcatcatcatcattattatacacCCTTAAGGGTACCCGTAGACAGGACGGATATCTAATGCTCCTTGATGTTTAGAACGAACGGTCTGActttatccttcatttcctttgtttcctcatcttccaagaaaattctctctctctctctctctctctctctctctctctctctctctctctctctctctctctctctctctctctcattgacgcACGCCAGTCGTAGCGTGGCTAATGAACTATATTAGTCCCAGAAAGTGATGCGTAGTATTCTTCCGTTCTCTCGTGTGAGTCGTGTTACTGGATAAGATGCCTCCGCCCTACAGTATtccttgagtgtttttatttattttcttattcctgaagtgttgcttgaaaaaaaaaaaaaaagggcggaGGAGAATCAGGGATCGCTCCGCCCTCTTGCCCCTGCAAGCGATGCTGCCATTGTTGACACAGCTACAGGACGTAACATACATCGGCACGCAATAAGCACTGTTACTTTACTGCCGTGGAAGGTTTTATGCACAGCGGGGGTCACCGTTTCTTGCGGTGCGTATTGAGAAAACGTGCCGCGTTACAAGTTCATACTACCTGTTTGTGTGCCGGGCTGTCAACATGAATACTTTAGAGGCCGTCACTTACGCATGTTGAAGCTCAGTCTTTGTTTTGTTCACGTCATTCCCGAAACACTTACTGCTTCGGAAGGAGTCATCCGCCTCGCTGAAGGAGTCCATTGAAACGTCGTGTACAGCGTCGGTGGCGGTAGGCTCGGCGGGGTTGTCGTTGCTGCGCGAGACAGCCAACCAGCTGCTGGGAGCTGCGGCGACTGGCAAGCTTCTCATGCTGTCACTTCACTCAATATACACAAACGGGTGCGGGCGCCGTCTCACACTGTCCAGCAGAACCGTCTTCCATCACCGATCACCTCAGTACTGTTACTCCCCCAGCACCCTAGCACGTGAAACCctgcactctctccctcccttgtctgTTCCTGTCAAGCTTATGATCATTGccgctcccctcccctcccatcccgaCCTGCCCTGCCCCGCCTACACTATTAATGCTGCACCACTACTCCAGCCTCCTTGCTACAgccgccccctctctctcccccctataCCGTGATCTTTACTCAgacctttcttttatcatccctcctccccccatatctctatctctctttgaTCAAGATGGAAAGGGGATCAGGTCAACATGTAATTGATAAAATTGGCAAGGAGAGGGACAGGACCAAAATGAAACTGATGAAGATAGGGATTTGCTAAACTGCTAAAAGTGCAGGTCAGAATGAAATTAATAGGAAAAggggtagataaaaaaaaatgatcaggggggaaggggaatagTACGAGTATATACTGGGCTGGAGCAAAACATAACtggtaaagaaaaaggaaggttaTGTAGACTTAAAAGtggctttcttccttctttttttctttatggattGACATGTTCTTGACAATaaagctgtttttctttttctgctctcTTTTCGAGCAAAAACCACTTGTGAAAGATTGTACCAATGTAAATAATTGGGTAaatagtcagtcagccaatgtAAATAGTGTTTAAGATAATAAATATTTCAATATTAATATGAGCAGTGAAGTCACCACAGTCACCAGCCACATTTGCCATGTTAGATGAGACCTGTCACTGAAGCCACATTTGACTTAGCTTTTTGAAATCCTTATCATCCCTACATGTTTCTCAGCTGTTCTCTTATGAGGCATTTGGCTTCTGCTCTGTAGAATTGTATCTTAACcaccctgttgaggatataatGCATCTGGGTAAAGAttaattaagaacataagaaagtaatggaagctgcaaaaagccatcaggcctacatgtgtcAATCCTTCATTGATTGACAACACTCATCCTACTCCGTGTACTGAGACTCAAATGGTGACTACTTGCCATACAccaacactcttgattgagtaCAGCACACCTTTATGTGATGACACCTGTACTCTTTCTGTGGGTTAAGCTTTGATATGgcagtggtctctctctctctctctctctctctctctctctctctctctctctctctctctctctctctctctctctctctctctctctctctctctctctctctctctctcagtctctctctctctctctctctctctctctctctctctctctctctctctctctctctctctctctctctctctctctctctctctctctctctctctctctctctctctctctctctctctctctctctctctctctctctctctctctctctctctctctctctctctctctctctctctctctctctctctctctctctctctctctctctctctctctctctctctctctctctgtcatttcgTGACAGTGGTAGTTCTTTCCAGAGCAAGGCAAGCATGGGCTGGTGAGAGTGACACGAGTGGTGGTGGAGCCTGGGTCATGTCAGGATCATGTTGGGTGGCAGAGTGTGGGGGCTGACCTACGGGAGTTGGCCCAGTCCACCTTACCGCTTGATCTCCGCTTCTGGCCCACGGAAATGCCCTTCTGCCATACTCTGGACCAGACCAACTTTGCTGATGTCTGCTTCATGGTGGGCGATCATCCATTTTATTGCCATAAGGTATGTTGCTTGCTTCTCACAtgtagatagagagatatatgcaaagataggtagaaagatagacagataagtagataggtaggtggatagattaatagataggtagatagatagattgataggtagatagatagattgataggtagatagatagatatataaattcatAGATAGTATATATTTTATTGATCACAATGTTCTGTACCACTAGTTTGATTATTAAGAAAATAACTTACGAGTATGATCCAGTAGTTTCCTGTCTAATCACATTACTGAATATTTCAATACAAAAGTTAGTTTAAAAATGGTAAGAGTACATCTTAGATTCTTTTACACATCTGTAAATAGAACTGGAATGTTACAGTGTTACTAAATGCTGTTCTTTGGCCATCAGAATACTTATGTAAATATGCCAGAAGACATCAACCCTTACTACTGGAAAAGACTTTAGCTTCTTCTTTGTCCTTTATTGTCTGCAACTACTGGAATTCTAGCCAAGCACTGTAACATTTTCCCTGAGGTTGTGGATTTCCTGTTGATTTAGTTGTTTGTCAGATGACTGATAAATGCAAGGTAATCATCCTAATAGTGGATAGGACATTGAGTTCTTGCAAGACCACTGATGAATGATAGAAAGGGAGTGGGTGAGAGATCAGAACTGTGTGAAGACAGATGCTTGAATATCTTTTTGTTGAGGATATactgcaattctctctctctctctctctctctctctctctctctctctctctctctctctctctctctctctctctctctctctctctctctctctctctctctctctctctctctctctctctctctctctctctctctctctctctctctctctctctctctctctctctctctctctctctctctctctctctctctctctctctctctctctctctctctctctctctctctctctctctctctctctctctctctctctctctctcgtagatgTTCTTCTGTCCGAGGAGTGAGTACTTCCAGGCATTGCTGAGGGACCACTTCCAAGAGACCAGCTGGCAGAATACCTCTGGATGCAGTCTGCCTGTGGTATTCCTTCATAACATCTCCCCTGAAGTGTTTGCCACTCTGGTCCATTACCTCTACTGCAACCAGACTATTGTGAGTATACTGAGTGATCTTGCAATAATCACATTGCATAGGCAGACTGTTACTTGGGTATTGGTCCATTATCTTTATTGCAACAAGAATATTGTAAGTATACAGAGTAACCATGCAGTAATCACATCTCCTAGGCAGACTATGGGTATTTATAGTTATATGTGTTTGTATTCGTACACTAGTTATTGAGTATAAGGATAATAAGTAAGCTTTATACTAAGGGATAAGAACATGAAGAAGTGGGCATTTCAAGATCAATGTTTTGTACTGCAGCAAAATGTTGATGTTGATCAGTAGATAtaaattttgtttcccttgggcAATACTCCTCttgcataataaaaataacaaataaataaaaaaatgagaacactAATTAGTTGATGGGGTATAtagagatgatgaaaatgattgaAATGAAGTATGTAATAAATAGACATCTGAGCAGTTGGTGCAGGTTCTACAAGGAAACAGAAGTGGTTTAGCAATGAAGTAGACTGGAAGAATCGCAGGAGGGAGGCTGCAAGAACAATGCAGCCTGGTCAACTAATGTTATGTGAGCTGAGGTGGGATTATTTTCAGTAAACAGTAAACCAATGTGAGGTAGGTTATTCATAtggagaaaataggaaggaacgaGATTGTGAAGGGAATATGTAGGAGTTCAGTAGATACTGGCAGGGTGAGAACAAAAgatggatatgagagagagagagagagagagagagagagagagagagagagagagagagagagagagagagagagagagagagagagagagagagagagagagagagagagagagagagaattgtgtaaAGGTGAAAGGAGCAAGTGGATGTGATAATTTTCATCTTGAAGGAGGTATGATGAATAGACAGGAAAATCAACTGACAGATAAATGCAGTATATGGTACACAGTAATTATGCATATAATTgtcatacatgtatatataaaacacataGCATTGCTTCATTATGTTGTTGAGATGGGCACTCAGCAATGCATTATTGTGATATTTGATAGCACTATGTATGTTATTGTGTATGTGCTGTGTAtgtgtcttttattattattcctttacAGTCACAAGTTCAATgttcattgatttattatttgcatgaaaacataTGTGATATAAAGATGTATCGGTGTTAAATCATATGTAGAGCCCCCAAGTTGATGCAAAGAATAAACCAttgaacacttgacttctgatgataaaggaataataatacaTGGCATGTAcacaatacagtaaaatccctctcatccggcattcgagtatccggcagcttcaagtatccggcacatttttccccgagccttaaaatcaataaaaaatcaatgtgcactcgtaaaattgattaaaatttccgtgcgaggcatactttgtcccctcgccaccagagcgcactgctttgcgccacccgcggctcactgcactgtgtttactcagtgactcagtcccgcgtgtgcactgtttatcacctgacgccttcatcatgcctaaagttgtagaaaagaggaagcgtgttgtgcttacacttaagcagctgatcagatcagctgctgattaagatcagctgatctttgttatggtaagatgcatgagtgtagggtggtgattgtggacataatttcacttctattcaagtatctggcaatattcaagtatccggcatgtcggcggtcccgttgatgccggataagagggattttactgtagcaGTGTATGTGTGGCATGAGGAACACTAAAGGTGTGCACTGTTGCAGGTGAGTATGGAGACGGCCatggaggtgatgatggtggcagaCATGTTCCTGGTGCCGGGCCTCACCAGGCAGTGTGGGGTGTACCTTGGGTCCTGCCTGCAGGTGCACAGTGTTGTCTCCATCCTCAAGCTGGCCCGACTCTTCCAGTTGCCACGCCTTGAAGACCAGTGCGTGGCTTTCATTGCCAAAAATCTCGACCAGGTGAGACTCCAGGACAGACCCATGCAGAGACTTTTTTCTATACAAGAAAACATTTGTAATTTTAAAGAGAAGATGATTAGGATTTTTCAGTAAAGAAACTTCTGGTATGCAAGAAAAATGTTTACTTTGtaaggaataaaaatatataatgaacatGTAATAAAGGACTATAGGGACATGCAGGAGCAAAGCAGTATCTCAAAAGCATGACAGTAGCTACTGTCAATGGCAAAGCCTTAGTATTCAGACAGCTCATGCTGGTCATTATTGTTGATGTACAGCCTGGCTGGGTTGATTTTACCACTGTGTAGCAAGTGTAGCAACTAAGTAGACTATTACAACATATGATATGTAATAATACTGGCAGTTACAATGTCAAGGTGTTCTCAGGTGTGGTTTTGTGTGTCAGGTGCATTCATCCACAGCATCAAGATGGTGGTCTTCCTGTGGTTACAAGGATATGTGTGTGCAGACATGCCAATGCTCATTAGGGGAACAGTTGTTGAGGTGTCTAAAAAGGGATGATGCGAGTTATTACTCATAAATGGAAATATGTGATAGTTTCATTACTCTTTCAAATTATAGGAAGGTACATGTATAGGTTATCTTTTACCTTGACTTTTCACCCTCAGGTGGTGGAATTGGAGCAGTTCCAGACACTGGTGCTGCAAGAtgcagaggaagtgaaaggtCGTCAAGAGACAGACTCTGTCCAGGTGGTGGATGACTTGCGGCACCACATCTCATGTGGCGTGCAGACCATCTCAGGCATCCAGGAGGCGCGCACCAAGCTGGCCACCCTGGAGGCCTTGCTGGAGGAGCTGGGCATTGAGgcctaagagaaagagagagagggggagagagagtgtgagagagagagagagagagagagagagagagaaagagagagagtgtgagagagagagagagagagagagtgtgagagagagagagagagagagtgtgagagagagagagagagagagagagagagagagagagagagagagagagagagagagagagagagagagagagagagagaggggagagagagagagagagagagagagagagagagagagagagagagagagagagagagagagagagagagaggagagagagagagagagagagagagagagagagagagcactgctcTAGTGATTCCACTAAGTCAAGGAACATTAGGTGGTTGAGTTTAGCTTGTGATATATTATTTAAATCAGTAATGTAAAATAATAGGTCTATTAAAGATTAATTATAAGGAATACTACTGGAAACTAGCTCTTTCTGACAGAATAAAATATTATAGAGGAACTCTTGTTATCTGGCATCCAAGGCAttgagttttgttttgttgagcATTGAGATGCACCCAACATTTTCAACCTTTACTTAAACCTCTAACACTTCAGCTTATTCTGTTAAAATGTCCTTTCCATCGGACCCCTCTGATCATGATATTATTTCTGTATACATACTGTCCTATCACTAAGCAGGGGTGTCTGCTAAGTGGTAACATTCTGATTTTGACTGGAATTGCATTATTTCT
This window of the Scylla paramamosain isolate STU-SP2022 chromosome 1, ASM3559412v1, whole genome shotgun sequence genome carries:
- the LOC135099087 gene encoding ankyrin repeat and BTB/POZ domain-containing protein 1-like, giving the protein MDSLELFRQCKKGNIEEVRYLVEQQDVDVNVRDNWDSTPLYYACLCGHLQLVEYLIGVGAHCEANTFDGERCLYGALTDSIRKILTQHNLVTAHTIRRDAYEEFLRRLFESGEHSDITFVVQGESVPLHRCLLSARSEYFRDMFSTRWQERTTVTINRGQVLPDAFRAVMKYIYTGRFECPVELAECCIRIGTNCKLPNFKTIIQEAQKKAQVLQQGKHGLVRVTRVVVEPGSCQDHVGWQSVGADLRELAQSTLPLDLRFWPTEMPFCHTLDQTNFADVCFMVGDHPFYCHKMFFCPRSEYFQALLRDHFQETSWQNTSGCSLPVVFLHNISPEVFATLVHYLYCNQTIVSMETAMEVMMVADMFLVPGLTRQCGVYLGSCLQVHSVVSILKLARLFQLPRLEDQCVAFIAKNLDQVVELEQFQTLVLQDAEEVKGRQETDSVQVVDDLRHHISCGVQTISGIQEARTKLATLEALLEELGIEA